A single region of the Oryzias melastigma strain HK-1 unplaced genomic scaffold, ASM292280v2 sc00328, whole genome shotgun sequence genome encodes:
- the mysm1 gene encoding histone H2A deubiquitinase MYSM1 produces MEDEMDIDIEGGDFEVNIRQTDAGGLAEEQLLQPAGTDGSWNVPWQVDTSISPENRDLIQKMLLEEQYYLTGRGTPNDDLYSNANKKAKVKKSPSKSSASTLSSCWSKEEKQLFEEGLTQFGQKWTRIAKQVGTRTVIQVKSYAKHYFKQKRKSEPGAAAPSTGPVLHPQSIPSEASTLANAVRIEKLSDDEDVDITDDLSEDEATDVKTQAEPKTELLGSEEQVKGEIQTEKSSQEPEKTAQNETESIWNAVQSHRKSFCPQSRDASSSGVCAEENRETRLHHNISKTGQIFPGSFQTQTGFKQVTGDLQDQSCQCDLIAQTGDVENHSFERMDSAEKVHKNEEEQQNGDEAEEELKAPEQEAELDTGTITEDEKQAIPEFFEGRPSKTPERYLKIRNYILDQWMKSKPKYLNKTSVRPGLKNCGDVNCIGRIHTYLELIGAINFNCEQAVYNRPKLVDRSRVKASRDVLEAYQLAQRLQSMRTRKRRVRDVWGNWCDAKDSEGQTYEHLSAEELVLQREGRKKHPKPSKMARYPERSSDPFRLIPCRSFDEDIPEPFQVEVCAETLLIMDMHAHVSRGEVIGLLGGHFNGDAKILKVCAAEPCNSMSTGMQCEMDPVSQTQACDVLLSLGLSVVGWYHSHPSFHPNPSVRDISTQDQFQSYFSRGGAPFIGMIVSPYDPANRSPHSQITCLLVKENPNSSSPQKLPYRFNFLSSNHIPDWEQTTRRAEWIIQKYDQPPGSAQMDRLFRRESQLSCLEKMLASLAKHLEPLPDSEGDHFLKHIQTLFQSGFISKQLSSNQEEEGPLRISKPPDSAEIYYGQLTSKEKLVGSEGVPEETTLLNLGSVLTTEHDYLL; encoded by the exons ATGGAGGACGAAATGGACATCGACATCGAGGGAGGCGATTTTGAAGTGAATATCAG GCAAACGGACGCTGGAGGTTTAGCCGAGGAGCAGCTGCTCCAGCCCGCTGGGACAGACGGCTCCTGGAACGTG CCGTGGCAGGTGGACACTTCCATCAGCCCAGAGAACCGGGATCTGATCCAGAAGATGCTGCTGGAGGAACA atattaTCTAACAGGAAGGGGGACCCCTAATGATGATTTATACAGTAATGCTAACAAGAAAGCAAAAGTTAAGAA GTCACCTTCCAAGAGCTCAGCATCAACATTGTCGTCCTGCTGGTCCaaagaggagaagcagctctttGAGGAAGGATTG ACCCAGTTTGGTCAGAAGTGGACCAGAATTGCTAAGCAGGTGGGCACTCGTACTGTTATTCAGGTGAAAAGTTATGCCAAACACTACTTTAAACAAAAG AGAAAGTCAGAACCCggagctgcagctccttctaCAGGCCCTGTCTTACATCCTCAGTCCATACCAAGTGAAGCATCAACTCTGGCCAATGCTGTCCGCATAGAAAAACTTTCTGACGATGAAGATGTAGACATCACTGATGATCTGAGTGAAGATGAAGCAACAGATGTTAAAACACAAGCTGAGCCCAAAACTGAATTGTTAGGGTCAGAGGAGCAAGTGAAGGGGGAGATTCAAACTGAAAAGAGCTCCCAGGAGCCAGAAAAGACAGCTCAGAATGAGACGGAGAGCATCTGGAATGCAGTCCAATCCCATAGGAAGTCTTTTTGTCCACAAAGTCGTgatgcttcctcttcaggtgtttgTGCTGAGGAAAATAGAGAAACAAGACTACATCACAACATCAGTAAGACTGGGCAAATCTTTCCAGGAAGCTTTCAGACGCAAACAGGCTTCAAACAGGTGACAGGAGATCTCCAGGATCAGAGTTGTCAGTGTGACCTCATCGCTCAGACTGGTGATGTGGAAAACCACAGCTTTGAGAGGATGG ACTCAGCTGAGAAGGtccataaaaatgaagaagagcAACAGAATGGAGATGAAGCAGAGGAGGAACTCAAAGCTCCAGAGCAAGAAGCAGAACTGGACACAGGAACCATAACAGAGGATGAAAAACAAGCCATTCCAGAGTTCTTTGAGGGACGGCCATCAAAAACTCCTGAAAGATATTTGAAAATTAGGAACTACATTTTGGACCAATG gatgaagagcaaaCCCAAATACCTGAACAAGACTTCGGTGCGCCCAGGTCTGAAGAACTGTGGAGATGTTAACTGCATTGGCAGGATTCACACTTACCTGGAGCTTATTGGAGCCATCAACTTCAATTGTG AGCAAGCAGTTTATAATCGACCAAAGTTGGTGGACCGCTCAAGGGTTAAAGCGAGCAGAGACGTGTTGGAAGCATATCAGCTCGCTCAGAGATTACAAAGCATG CGGACCAGGAAGAGGCGTGTGCGGGATGTGTGGGGGAACTGGTGTGACGCTAAAGATTCTGAGGGGCAAACGTACGAG CATCTCAGTGCTGAAGAACTGGTGCTGCAGAGGGAGGGGAGGAAGAAGCATCCCAAACCCAGCAAAATGGCCAGATATCCAGA GAGGTCCTCTGACCCGTTCCGGCTGATTCCATGCAGATCTTTTGACGAGGACATACCG GAGCCCTTCCAGGTGGAGGTGTGTGCAGAGACGCTCCTCATCATGGACATG CATGCCCATGTCTCTAGAGGGGAAGTCATTGGTCTGCTGGGTGGGCATTTCAACGgggatgctaaaatattaaag GTTTGTGCAGCAGAGCCATGCAACAGCATGAGCACAGGGATGCAGTGTGAGATGGACCCTGTGTCTCAGACTCAGGCTTGTGATGTGCTGTTGTCCCTTGGCCTCAGTGTGGTAGGCTGGTACCACTCTCACCCCTCCTTCCACCCAAACCCGTCAGTACGGGACATCAGCACACAGGACCAGTTTCAG AGCTATTTCTCACGTGGAGGAGCTCCTTTTATCGGGATGATAGTGAGCCCATATGACCCAGCCAACCGCTCCCCTCACTCCCAAATCACCTGTTTGTTAGTCAAAGAAAACCCCAATTCTTCCAGTCCCCAGA AGCTGCCTTACAGATTCAACTTTCTGTCATCAAACCACATTCCAGACTGGGAACAGACCACGAGGAGGGCTGAGTGGATCattcaaaaatatgatcaaCCTCCTGG GAGTGCTCAGATGGACAGATTATTCCGAAGAGAGTCCCAGCTCTCCTGTTTGGAGAAG ATGCTGGCATCCCTGGCGAAGCATTTGGAGCCTCTGCCAGACAGTGAGGGAGACCACTTTCTGAAGCACATTCAGACACTTTTCCAGTCTGGTTTTATTTCCAAGCAGCTGTCTTCAAACCAGGAGGAAGAAGGACCTCTACGTATCTCAAAGCCGCCAGACTCTGCTGAAATATATTATGGTCAGCTGACTAGTAAGGAAAAGCTTGTGGGGTCAGAGGGTGTCCCAGAGGAAACCACGCTGCTGAACCTCGGCTCTGTGTTGACAACTGAACATGACTATTTACTTTGA